From one Nonomuraea polychroma genomic stretch:
- a CDS encoding ArsR/SmtB family transcription factor — protein MTDEERFILDDPAKLKALAHPMRQSMLRHLSIHGPATSTTLGELLGAKTGTTSYHLRQLEKYGFIEEIPERSTGRERWWRHATEPRDIRLPTPDQLAPEDRPVLAEFHRIGMEEDRQLFESFPEAYWRDPEWAKASRGLARMTKAEFEAFFETYIALLMKYNRSAEEAPPDARPMHVRLFALPADEG, from the coding sequence ATGACGGATGAGGAGCGGTTCATCCTCGATGACCCCGCGAAGCTGAAGGCGCTGGCCCATCCCATGCGGCAGTCCATGCTGCGCCACCTCAGCATTCACGGTCCCGCCACGTCGACCACGCTCGGCGAGCTGCTCGGCGCGAAGACCGGCACGACCAGCTATCACCTGCGCCAACTCGAGAAGTACGGCTTCATCGAGGAGATCCCTGAACGATCCACCGGCCGGGAGCGCTGGTGGCGCCACGCCACAGAGCCCCGGGACATACGCCTGCCGACCCCGGACCAGCTCGCCCCAGAGGACCGTCCGGTGCTGGCCGAGTTCCACCGGATCGGTATGGAGGAGGACCGGCAGCTGTTCGAGAGCTTCCCCGAGGCTTATTGGCGCGACCCCGAGTGGGCCAAGGCGTCGCGGGGTCTCGCCCGCATGACGAAGGCGGAGTTCGAGGCGTTCTTCGAGACCTACATCGCCCTGCTGATGAAATACAACCGATCCGCGGAGGAGGCCCCGCCGGACGCGCGGCCCATGCACGTCCGGCTCTTCGCCCTTCCCGCCGACGAAGGATGA